The following proteins are co-located in the Blastopirellula marina genome:
- a CDS encoding helicase-related protein, which yields MTKRPRLEHYVDEALLGLKDFQKATVDTVYQQIYGNGQRCMLVADEVGLGKTIVAKGIVARRILDRLQQKKRSPLRVTYICSNQVIARENLRKLNLFPSTLAMKKPVSRLAFLAEVEPEPEGEGVVRQHLLELNSLTPSTSFEVQRSAGLKKERAIIYALLCHDPDMNKHRRGLQWLLRGSVEKMRDYQNYLERKRKATYRDDLTNRFLKVIKKEKIPKSETMIYSKLGSSRVCSLHQAVLEFAKQLHSRRGSRREKQMHRGCLRLVHQLRRLLIHCCLRYVNADLYILDEFQRFRNIVDINNQEEEATIARDVMFAKRDSRVLLLSATPFKAFTNHDDLDRGEDHYQDFRKVLEFLLRDRSDCLNSYDQHRQGLYKQLLTLQKGEIDLNPEHRSRVEEILRSVMCRTERNSVADDPAVMVEDQWRDPVKLSLGDIENFRQTDQIVQSMNRLQLNAGKPTEYCKSALYPFSYLDRYKIKESLSLHKHDPEIASCLEATRGAWLNLESVDRYSLNLENGQDNAGPSHARLQLLIEKAIGERGAELLWVSPSLPYYLLEGSFQGMETFSKTLLFSAWVMVPRVISTLLSYEVERRTVGNEATRESMEKQSRTYFQQPRHPSPQMRFATTGKGVDAQQRNMSNFCLLYPSPFLAQVVDPVQNVSDGFTLAELKKRTTERIRAAIDRADLDQYTTKGGDGERWYWAAPLLLDRLEMAVDDPVDTWFESESPKKYPWERKSYFQDASDESRGKESHFAHLRDCFHDPASAGLGRPPADLAEVLAELALGSPAVLALRSLGRLFPDQKGERLMVGAFDVADQFVNLFNKPESIAAVRLRTLHDSYWRKVANYCANGCLQAVLDEYFHLLREQNIDFDEAVSRLASSVTLNTASINVDDLDSFLAGKPRRLRCHYAVEFGSQRIETEQGGQRATGLREVFNSPFRPFVLATTSIGQEGLDFHSYCRRIVHWNLPGNPIDLEQREGRINRYKGLVIRQFLAKKYRQRLTKLSGDVWSHLFELASEQERQAQGKCELVPYWHVETDDIKIERVIPFYPYSSDQAKLRKILKTLAIYRLALGQPRQAELVEHLLARDFEPEEMKQIIKSLMVDLSPINYSANSSS from the coding sequence ATGACTAAGCGGCCACGGCTGGAACACTACGTCGACGAAGCACTTCTGGGTCTCAAAGATTTCCAGAAGGCAACGGTCGATACCGTCTATCAACAGATCTATGGCAATGGACAACGCTGCATGCTCGTAGCGGACGAAGTGGGGCTCGGAAAGACGATCGTCGCCAAAGGAATCGTTGCCCGCAGGATTCTTGATCGTCTCCAGCAGAAGAAACGATCGCCCCTACGCGTGACGTATATCTGCTCAAATCAGGTTATTGCCCGAGAGAACCTCCGTAAACTCAATCTCTTTCCATCCACCTTGGCGATGAAAAAGCCCGTATCCCGGCTCGCCTTCTTAGCGGAAGTGGAACCAGAGCCGGAAGGGGAAGGCGTCGTTCGCCAGCACTTGCTCGAGCTCAATTCCCTAACCCCCTCAACTTCCTTTGAAGTTCAGCGCTCCGCCGGCCTCAAGAAGGAACGGGCCATTATTTATGCGCTGCTCTGCCACGATCCCGACATGAACAAGCACCGACGGGGCCTGCAATGGCTCTTGCGGGGTAGCGTGGAGAAGATGCGCGACTACCAAAACTACCTGGAACGCAAACGAAAGGCCACGTACCGAGACGATCTCACCAACCGTTTCCTAAAAGTCATTAAGAAGGAGAAGATTCCCAAGTCGGAAACGATGATTTACTCGAAACTCGGCTCCAGTCGGGTCTGTTCGCTCCATCAAGCGGTCCTCGAATTCGCCAAGCAGCTCCATTCGCGCCGAGGATCACGACGGGAGAAGCAAATGCATCGCGGTTGCCTGAGACTCGTCCATCAACTGCGCAGGCTCTTGATTCACTGCTGCCTCCGCTACGTGAATGCCGACCTGTACATCTTGGATGAATTTCAGCGGTTTCGGAACATCGTTGATATCAACAACCAGGAAGAGGAGGCTACCATTGCTCGCGATGTCATGTTTGCTAAGCGTGATTCTCGCGTCCTGCTCCTTTCAGCAACTCCCTTTAAAGCTTTTACGAATCATGATGACCTCGATCGCGGTGAGGATCACTACCAAGACTTTCGTAAAGTCCTCGAGTTTCTCTTACGAGATCGATCGGATTGTCTCAATTCCTATGACCAACATCGCCAGGGGCTTTATAAGCAGCTCCTGACGCTACAAAAGGGAGAGATCGACCTAAACCCAGAGCACCGCAGTCGGGTTGAGGAGATCCTGCGTTCGGTGATGTGCCGGACGGAGAGAAACAGTGTCGCTGATGATCCAGCGGTGATGGTCGAAGATCAATGGAGAGATCCGGTCAAACTCAGCTTGGGGGACATCGAGAATTTTCGCCAGACCGACCAAATTGTGCAGAGCATGAACCGCCTGCAGCTAAATGCCGGCAAGCCCACGGAGTACTGTAAATCCGCACTCTATCCTTTCTCTTATTTGGATCGCTATAAGATCAAAGAGTCACTATCGCTGCACAAACACGATCCAGAGATCGCCTCTTGCCTTGAGGCGACCAGGGGAGCCTGGCTGAATCTCGAATCGGTAGACCGTTATTCCCTGAACCTCGAGAATGGCCAAGATAATGCGGGTCCCTCACATGCCCGCCTCCAGCTCCTGATCGAAAAGGCGATCGGTGAGCGCGGTGCAGAGCTTTTATGGGTATCGCCCAGTCTACCCTACTATCTCTTGGAAGGCTCTTTCCAAGGCATGGAGACCTTCTCGAAGACCCTGCTATTTTCGGCCTGGGTCATGGTTCCTCGCGTCATTAGTACGCTTCTCTCGTACGAAGTAGAACGGCGAACGGTGGGGAATGAAGCGACGCGAGAATCGATGGAGAAGCAGTCCCGAACGTATTTTCAGCAGCCACGACACCCCAGTCCTCAAATGCGTTTCGCCACGACGGGCAAGGGAGTGGACGCCCAGCAGCGGAACATGAGTAATTTCTGTCTCCTCTATCCCAGTCCCTTCTTGGCTCAGGTTGTCGATCCAGTTCAGAACGTTTCCGACGGTTTCACCCTGGCGGAACTCAAGAAGCGAACGACGGAACGCATTCGAGCTGCAATCGACCGAGCAGATCTCGATCAATACACGACCAAGGGAGGTGATGGAGAACGATGGTACTGGGCAGCTCCGCTTCTCCTGGATCGTCTGGAGATGGCGGTCGACGATCCGGTAGATACATGGTTTGAAAGTGAGTCTCCGAAGAAGTACCCCTGGGAGCGAAAGTCTTATTTCCAGGACGCCTCGGATGAGTCCCGTGGCAAAGAAAGTCATTTTGCCCATTTGCGTGACTGCTTCCACGATCCTGCTTCGGCCGGTCTGGGACGCCCACCTGCTGATTTAGCGGAAGTCTTGGCGGAATTGGCGCTCGGTTCGCCAGCGGTCTTGGCGCTTCGCAGTCTAGGCCGTCTCTTTCCCGATCAGAAAGGCGAACGTCTCATGGTCGGAGCGTTCGATGTCGCCGATCAGTTTGTCAATCTGTTCAATAAACCGGAATCGATTGCCGCTGTCAGGCTCCGAACGCTGCACGACAGCTATTGGAGAAAGGTAGCCAACTATTGCGCCAATGGCTGCCTGCAGGCGGTGTTGGACGAGTACTTTCACTTGCTTCGAGAGCAAAATATCGACTTTGACGAAGCCGTTTCGCGGCTGGCCAGTTCGGTCACCTTGAATACCGCTTCGATCAACGTCGACGATCTCGATTCCTTCTTGGCCGGAAAGCCGCGTCGCTTGCGTTGCCACTACGCCGTGGAATTTGGTAGCCAGCGGATCGAGACGGAGCAGGGGGGCCAACGTGCCACCGGTCTCCGAGAAGTCTTTAATTCTCCGTTTCGACCGTTCGTCCTCGCGACTACTTCGATCGGACAAGAGGGACTAGATTTTCACAGCTATTGTCGTCGCATCGTCCATTGGAACCTGCCTGGCAATCCGATTGACCTCGAACAGCGAGAAGGGCGAATCAATCGGTATAAGGGCCTCGTGATCCGTCAGTTCCTGGCTAAGAAGTATCGGCAGCGTTTAACAAAGCTGTCGGGAGATGTGTGGTCGCATCTGTTTGAACTCGCCAGCGAGCAGGAACGCCAGGCCCAAGGCAAGTGTGAGCTGGTCCCTTATTGGCATGTGGAAACGGATGACATCAAGATCGAACGCGTTATCCCGTTCTATCCCTACAGCAGTGACCAAGCCAAATTGCGCAAGATTTTGAAGACGCTTGCCATCTATCGCTTGGCCTTAGGACAGCCTCGCCAGGCAGAGCTGGTCGAACATCTTTTGGCTCGCGATTTTGAACCGGAAGAGATGAAGCAGATTATCAAGTCGCTAATGGTCGACTTGAGCCCGATCAATTACTCTGCGAACAGCTCCTCGTAG
- a CDS encoding nucleoside triphosphate pyrophosphohydrolase family protein translates to MDAARQQVAEFHRQIGASIAPQPRLLPHDKKDAADAQAKMRELLLYLQEHRQEGDELQLRLCLALEELTEWVEAHVADDLIAAADAWGDRAYVLLGDAVSADMPAEAIFHEVHRSNLSKRQANSKNGKGVKDGQFQPPDLGSVLRQHRPLE, encoded by the coding sequence ATGGACGCTGCTCGCCAACAAGTTGCTGAATTTCATCGACAAATCGGTGCCTCCATCGCCCCTCAACCGCGGCTACTCCCTCATGACAAAAAGGACGCAGCGGATGCCCAAGCGAAAATGCGTGAACTTCTCCTCTACCTTCAGGAGCATCGCCAGGAAGGAGACGAACTTCAACTACGACTCTGTTTAGCCCTCGAAGAATTGACGGAATGGGTGGAAGCCCATGTGGCCGATGACCTGATCGCGGCAGCCGATGCCTGGGGAGATCGGGCTTACGTCCTCTTAGGGGACGCCGTTTCCGCTGACATGCCGGCGGAAGCTATCTTCCACGAGGTCCATCGCTCGAATTTGAGTAAACGCCAGGCAAACAGCAAGAACGGTAAGGGGGTGAAGGATGGACAGTTTCAACCGCCGGACCTGGGCTCAGTACTCCGCCAACACCGGCCCTTGGAATAA
- a CDS encoding DUF4268 domain-containing protein: protein MTSEKLLRLKKLAEKRRQQTYPGYLSVSEFHDGKHDCDFVSPYSKGACDVNSKLFLLLQDWSSEEELKGPEKPEQIRLGRTPSLPTNKNLSRLLSEVYGVTLADTFATNLFPFIKPGRISEKIPMVLLVQAAKEYAIPQIEIVAPQIVICFGMPVFQAMRAACGLSAVANAEEARANPFRLGAVTVFQQAHPGGLGIANRRGFENVLNDWMEMRGQMDTVSNSDRDVPSHNLTRTKPRAPKMTHEVERTQESTPSNGRELQSRFLLTFQDYMDNHDCLFQPGRQDRERKLQFRLGKSGTQLCIKVLQQDNIIRVEFRTTGKNADVFYQQLLTQRSKIEEELGESPQWRAKEGNNRKQIILNREICLADESRWPEYCEWLLEKLNLFYGVFAPRVEQLQTGSRVSD from the coding sequence ATGACATCTGAGAAGCTCTTGCGCTTGAAGAAGCTTGCCGAAAAGCGTCGCCAGCAAACTTATCCGGGATATCTCTCCGTCAGCGAGTTCCATGATGGAAAGCATGACTGCGATTTTGTCTCGCCTTATAGTAAGGGAGCTTGTGACGTAAACTCGAAGCTCTTTCTTCTTCTGCAAGATTGGAGTTCTGAGGAAGAGTTAAAAGGTCCTGAGAAACCAGAGCAAATTCGACTGGGAAGAACTCCAAGCCTCCCGACGAACAAGAATTTGTCGCGGTTATTATCGGAAGTCTATGGCGTTACCCTGGCCGACACCTTCGCCACCAACCTATTTCCCTTTATCAAGCCAGGTCGCATCTCGGAAAAGATTCCAATGGTGCTCCTGGTTCAGGCGGCCAAGGAATATGCGATTCCTCAGATCGAAATCGTTGCTCCGCAAATCGTGATCTGTTTTGGAATGCCAGTGTTCCAGGCGATGCGAGCGGCCTGTGGCTTGAGCGCCGTAGCCAACGCCGAGGAAGCACGTGCTAATCCCTTTAGACTGGGAGCTGTGACGGTATTTCAACAAGCTCACCCGGGTGGCTTAGGTATTGCGAATCGACGAGGCTTTGAGAATGTACTTAATGATTGGATGGAAATGCGAGGTCAAATGGATACAGTAAGCAACTCGGATCGTGATGTTCCGAGCCACAACCTGACCCGGACCAAACCCCGGGCACCCAAGATGACGCATGAAGTGGAGCGTACCCAAGAAAGTACTCCTAGCAATGGCAGAGAATTACAGAGCCGGTTTCTGTTGACTTTTCAGGACTACATGGATAACCACGACTGCTTATTTCAACCCGGTAGACAGGACCGGGAACGGAAGCTGCAATTTCGCCTCGGAAAATCTGGGACGCAGCTTTGCATTAAAGTATTGCAGCAAGATAACATCATTCGCGTTGAATTTCGGACGACGGGAAAGAACGCGGATGTCTTCTACCAACAATTGTTGACCCAACGTTCAAAAATCGAGGAGGAGTTAGGCGAGTCGCCACAATGGCGTGCGAAGGAAGGAAATAATCGCAAGCAAATCATTTTGAATCGGGAAATCTGTCTCGCGGACGAGTCGCGATGGCCTGAGTACTGCGAATGGTTACTCGAAAAGCTGAACTTGTTCTACGGAGTCTTCGCTCCTCGAGTCGAGCAGTTGCAAACCGGCTCGCGAGTTTCAGACTAG
- a CDS encoding phospholipase D family protein: MLDVKQNRLDYGRLLVPPEGFQLSQAVATTYSVDLDTLLSIPVALYYAQTLEGELLGKDVQIIHAIHETAKRLKVYHQKGQLHVPQVAKDIYAYLENSLIPILPQNEFTSFHPKTWVLRYQHTEDVNHIVFRLLVLSRNLTFDRSWDVAACLDGPLTDTSHANTQPLVDFHRWLHGVHPFPNGESFLAELQRVAFELPEGFDQFALHPIGIPGYTANPVARKRATDLLCLSPFLHPKALETIRQNVTSTAELLSRRIELERLPPKLLQQFSSYWLTDMVVDGERLNSSEEGATEPVEQNLHAKVFLFDEADHTTWFLGSSNATQAAFTRNTEFLIELLGTAPATRRERIRKQLLENPDIGELFIPFQPEQGGQTTEEDESQKQAIRTLEFKLLAAEAAAHVSLAENQTNYDLQLKIDLREIHVDEAMGVSVRPFVRGLADQPLQLGEFNTLLFPNISETSLSQFFQFTISEGDLVLRAFLTRIKVAGLPDSRLDNIFKSIINSRDKFFAYLRFLLADDLSKDDLELDLGSEGKTDTGNGGEWQFDMPIFEQLLITASRNPKRLLEVDRIITRLYEENEDCVIPGDFLSMWEVFKAAVPAEEDGND, encoded by the coding sequence ATGCTGGACGTTAAGCAGAATCGGTTAGATTATGGCAGACTGCTCGTTCCCCCAGAGGGATTCCAGCTCTCGCAGGCAGTAGCAACGACCTACAGCGTTGACCTGGACACGCTGCTTTCTATTCCGGTTGCCCTCTATTACGCTCAAACCTTGGAAGGAGAGCTACTAGGCAAAGATGTCCAGATTATTCATGCGATTCACGAAACGGCGAAACGACTAAAGGTCTATCATCAGAAAGGGCAACTACACGTTCCTCAGGTCGCGAAGGATATCTACGCCTATCTCGAAAATTCGCTCATCCCTATTCTCCCCCAGAATGAGTTCACTTCCTTTCATCCCAAGACCTGGGTCTTGCGTTACCAACACACAGAAGACGTAAATCATATCGTTTTTCGACTCCTCGTTCTGAGCCGGAACCTCACGTTTGATCGGAGCTGGGACGTCGCCGCTTGTCTTGATGGGCCCCTCACGGACACAAGTCACGCCAATACGCAGCCGCTAGTTGACTTCCATCGCTGGCTCCATGGCGTTCATCCATTTCCCAACGGGGAATCCTTTCTGGCGGAACTACAGCGCGTCGCCTTCGAGCTCCCCGAAGGCTTTGACCAGTTCGCTTTACATCCCATTGGGATTCCCGGCTACACTGCCAATCCGGTGGCCCGCAAGCGTGCGACCGATCTACTCTGCTTGTCCCCCTTCTTACATCCCAAAGCCTTAGAGACAATCCGCCAGAACGTCACTTCCACTGCCGAACTATTGAGTCGACGAATTGAGCTAGAACGCCTACCGCCTAAGCTTCTCCAGCAGTTCTCGAGTTACTGGCTCACGGATATGGTGGTCGATGGGGAACGGCTCAACTCCTCGGAAGAAGGAGCGACCGAACCGGTAGAACAGAATCTCCACGCCAAAGTCTTTCTGTTCGATGAAGCGGATCATACGACTTGGTTTTTGGGATCGAGCAATGCGACCCAAGCCGCGTTCACGCGGAACACCGAGTTCCTGATCGAGCTGCTCGGCACTGCCCCTGCGACGCGAAGAGAACGGATACGCAAACAGCTTTTGGAGAATCCAGACATCGGCGAGTTATTTATTCCGTTTCAGCCAGAGCAGGGGGGACAGACCACCGAGGAAGATGAATCACAAAAGCAAGCGATTCGCACCCTAGAATTCAAACTGCTCGCTGCCGAGGCTGCCGCTCACGTTTCGTTGGCGGAGAATCAAACCAACTACGACTTACAGCTAAAGATTGACTTGCGAGAAATCCATGTCGATGAGGCGATGGGCGTATCGGTCCGACCATTTGTACGCGGACTTGCGGATCAGCCGCTGCAACTTGGCGAATTCAATACGCTGCTATTTCCGAATATTAGTGAAACGAGCCTGAGCCAATTCTTTCAATTCACCATCTCGGAAGGCGACTTGGTGCTTCGGGCCTTCCTCACGCGTATTAAGGTTGCCGGCCTACCAGATTCGAGACTTGATAACATTTTCAAGAGTATCATCAATAGCCGGGACAAGTTCTTCGCCTATCTAAGATTCTTGCTGGCGGACGATCTTTCCAAAGACGATCTTGAGCTGGATTTGGGCTCAGAAGGTAAGACGGATACCGGCAATGGAGGCGAATGGCAGTTTGACATGCCTATCTTTGAGCAGCTCCTGATCACTGCCTCCCGCAATCCCAAGCGACTCCTGGAAGTCGATCGCATTATTACCCGACTTTATGAGGAGAACGAAGACTGCGTGATTCCGGGTGATTTCCTGTCGATGTGGGAGGTGTTTAAGGCGGCTGTCCCCGCAGAGGAGGACGGCAATGACTAA
- a CDS encoding DUF6361 family protein yields the protein MAAIGWIDFSSEHRDKVRTVIDLLRKKGVIDELGIGVIRDSLADRMFPGISTIQTRAKYFTLTALLIREYLDLPRREKDKLSLEAHFREREKACRIQLVQRYGSSAESLGIFGVSFGESTDRDVLRPPSSAYWNGLRVFGFVRTRLSLPEFSRKLSKPQSLQDLLQDTSHLKGDDVDADPQTLPTVRAPQISANYWDDLAITLTATEAEFLKQQITSNVPTSFLGQILLDDEATDQVVQLEPNARFMDLAELPFVKDLGSIDLKRTISHARDFWKILRGAHIRYNWLLQKRFGQPSLLATRQQDWEAWVDEMQQFEWAQWNTDFLWEVVEQHGSKPKADTRNFVNGWIQQARSAIPNTAACDELVGFQERAIKGPRARLRPYAKDVDIGEWVGLKGLDFRFSQVRDLVRDIRRGESGEADPDAGR from the coding sequence ATGGCAGCGATCGGCTGGATTGACTTTTCCTCAGAACATCGAGACAAGGTTCGCACGGTCATCGACCTACTCCGCAAGAAAGGGGTGATCGACGAACTTGGCATTGGGGTCATCCGTGACTCCTTAGCGGATCGAATGTTTCCCGGAATTTCGACGATCCAAACTCGTGCCAAGTACTTTACGCTCACGGCTCTCCTGATTCGAGAATACCTGGATTTGCCCCGGCGTGAGAAAGACAAGCTATCACTCGAGGCTCATTTTCGTGAGCGCGAGAAGGCCTGTCGTATCCAACTCGTTCAGCGATACGGCAGTTCTGCGGAAAGCTTAGGCATCTTCGGCGTCAGCTTTGGCGAAAGCACGGATCGCGACGTCCTCCGCCCGCCTTCCTCGGCCTATTGGAACGGCCTCCGTGTGTTTGGTTTCGTGCGTACTCGCCTCTCACTCCCTGAATTCAGTCGAAAGCTGAGCAAACCGCAATCGCTTCAAGACCTCCTCCAAGACACAAGTCACCTCAAAGGGGATGACGTGGATGCCGATCCCCAAACCTTACCTACGGTACGCGCCCCTCAGATCTCGGCCAACTATTGGGACGATCTGGCGATCACGCTAACCGCAACCGAAGCAGAATTCTTAAAGCAACAAATCACTTCTAACGTTCCGACCAGCTTTCTCGGTCAGATCTTGCTGGACGACGAGGCGACTGATCAAGTGGTCCAACTCGAGCCCAATGCCCGTTTTATGGACCTCGCCGAACTTCCCTTCGTCAAGGACCTTGGTTCGATTGACCTCAAAAGAACGATTTCCCATGCTCGGGACTTTTGGAAGATCCTCCGCGGAGCCCATATTCGTTATAACTGGCTGCTTCAAAAGCGATTTGGGCAACCAAGCTTGCTCGCGACACGCCAACAGGACTGGGAAGCCTGGGTCGATGAGATGCAGCAATTCGAATGGGCGCAGTGGAATACTGACTTTCTTTGGGAAGTGGTCGAGCAGCATGGTAGTAAACCCAAGGCTGACACTCGCAACTTCGTCAACGGTTGGATTCAACAGGCTCGATCCGCCATACCCAACACGGCGGCATGTGATGAGCTCGTAGGTTTTCAAGAACGAGCGATCAAGGGTCCCAGAGCTCGGCTTCGTCCTTACGCGAAGGATGTTGACATTGGTGAATGGGTCGGCCTGAAAGGGCTCGACTTTCGCTTTTCCCAAGTGAGAGACTTGGTCCGCGATATTCGACGGGGCGAATCGGGAGAGGCGGATCCAGATGCTGGACGTTAA
- a CDS encoding aminotransferase class III-fold pyridoxal phosphate-dependent enzyme produces MTPRELLDRLDACGVKLRVIGTRIEFNAPSGAIDAYLKQLMTEHKLELMELIRERSFAVESALNARDQSHAGALAQHVQPFFDSIGGVVNEMFDSACLEGATAGYVRHINPTLAGLFHLLGLDKTYVRGQGTTLFDSEGRDYLDAIAQFGALPFGHNPQAIWDEIARFRDRQEPAFVSQAIPVAAAELAEQLVEITPVGLNNVVFTNSGAEAVEVAIKLCRYATGRVGVLSCRGGFHGLTMAAMSATGSSYYCEGFGPRMDNFDVIPFGEIGALADRLESYPNRYAALLVEPIQGEGGIHVAPDGYLNTAHKLCSQAGVQLIVDEIQTGLGRTGHLFYSQSLGLNPDVLLCAKALGGGLVPIGAVLYSDVLRSPGFDLRHSSTFAGNALSCRVASATLEILTDRGLRLTDQVQMNGIYLGNRLRAMAAKHHEFVKEIRGCGYIWGVEFDFSRLTHRPGLIALLAQRGLLTGCIVSFALANSQVRLSPPSITQVIRIEPPLIATKGECDRIVESIEAACQTIKANDASALLRHLATETMPLRTRSQDFLGRDQTFRQITAQLDSEPSFDTMPGDRFAFVVHFLKITDFALFDPSLSELTPKELRYLRDRLVAASGPIPIGEIRVESKTGQVAYGEIIVVPFDTEELLAMRSNEAIRWVEWAFEIGSHRGAKVVGLGGFTSIVTNGGTALPKSRRTICTSGNALTAAMAVEAVIDAVERSGRKMSDVTIAVVGAAGVIGRAMSQKLAQLVGALCLVGRGGGSDLAQHRLIDVATSCIQSVWTIDATNRTQSLGTLAKVIQQQATCIDAVQLATAWAQSDGPISVSWDPNDATRMADVTITATSSPEPIIDIAAPKQGAILCDVSRPYNIADEIVKVRPDIQLVRGGQVALPGNPELGPLTQDVRGVLVACASETILLALESAKDDLGHRGDWCGQLSPFQLEVIERSAIKHGFRLHHPKT; encoded by the coding sequence ATGACTCCACGTGAGCTCCTAGACCGGCTTGATGCTTGCGGCGTAAAACTGCGCGTGATTGGAACACGAATAGAGTTTAACGCTCCCAGTGGTGCGATTGACGCCTATTTGAAGCAGTTAATGACCGAGCATAAGCTCGAGCTAATGGAACTGATTCGCGAGCGATCTTTTGCAGTGGAGTCAGCACTTAACGCTCGCGATCAATCCCACGCGGGAGCATTAGCGCAGCACGTGCAGCCATTCTTCGATAGTATCGGGGGAGTGGTAAATGAAATGTTCGACTCCGCCTGCCTTGAGGGGGCGACTGCTGGCTACGTCCGTCACATCAATCCAACACTTGCTGGCCTGTTTCATCTGTTGGGACTCGATAAGACTTACGTTCGAGGCCAAGGCACCACACTTTTTGATTCTGAAGGACGTGATTATCTTGATGCAATCGCTCAATTTGGAGCACTTCCCTTTGGGCACAATCCGCAAGCGATTTGGGACGAAATTGCGCGATTTCGGGATAGACAAGAGCCTGCGTTCGTTTCTCAGGCGATTCCGGTTGCGGCAGCTGAACTGGCGGAGCAACTTGTTGAGATTACGCCTGTTGGACTGAATAATGTTGTCTTCACCAACAGTGGGGCCGAAGCGGTTGAAGTCGCCATCAAATTATGTCGTTACGCAACTGGACGCGTCGGCGTGCTATCTTGTCGTGGCGGATTTCACGGACTCACGATGGCTGCAATGTCCGCAACTGGAAGCAGCTATTATTGCGAAGGCTTCGGGCCGCGCATGGACAATTTTGATGTTATCCCCTTCGGAGAAATCGGAGCCCTCGCGGATCGACTGGAGTCCTATCCTAATCGCTATGCCGCGCTGCTTGTTGAACCAATACAAGGAGAAGGTGGTATCCATGTCGCTCCCGACGGGTATCTAAACACGGCACACAAATTGTGTAGCCAAGCCGGTGTTCAACTCATCGTCGATGAGATACAGACGGGGCTGGGAAGAACAGGGCACCTTTTCTACTCTCAATCGCTCGGTTTGAATCCGGACGTGCTTTTATGCGCTAAAGCACTTGGCGGCGGACTAGTACCCATCGGAGCGGTATTATATTCGGATGTTTTGCGGTCTCCTGGGTTTGATTTGCGACACTCATCGACCTTCGCTGGCAACGCCCTGTCCTGCCGCGTCGCTAGTGCCACGCTTGAGATACTGACTGACAGAGGACTGCGTCTCACCGATCAGGTCCAAATGAACGGCATCTATCTTGGTAATCGGCTTCGGGCGATGGCCGCGAAACACCACGAGTTTGTTAAGGAGATCAGAGGTTGTGGCTATATTTGGGGCGTAGAATTCGACTTCTCGCGTCTCACACATCGACCGGGGTTGATCGCACTTTTAGCTCAGCGAGGCTTGCTCACTGGATGTATTGTCAGCTTCGCGTTAGCCAATAGTCAAGTTCGGCTCAGTCCACCTTCGATAACACAAGTCATTCGTATAGAGCCACCACTCATCGCAACCAAGGGCGAATGCGACCGCATCGTTGAGTCGATCGAAGCAGCTTGTCAGACAATTAAGGCGAACGACGCGTCCGCGCTACTCCGACATTTGGCGACGGAGACTATGCCACTACGGACTAGAAGCCAAGACTTTCTAGGTAGAGATCAAACATTTAGGCAAATTACTGCCCAACTCGACTCCGAACCCTCGTTCGATACGATGCCTGGAGACCGATTTGCGTTCGTCGTGCACTTCTTGAAGATCACTGACTTTGCCTTGTTCGATCCGAGTTTGAGCGAACTGACGCCGAAGGAACTGAGATATCTGCGTGATCGACTCGTTGCCGCAAGTGGACCTATCCCAATTGGTGAGATTAGGGTCGAGTCGAAAACCGGTCAGGTTGCCTACGGAGAGATCATCGTAGTTCCATTCGACACGGAGGAGTTGCTTGCGATGCGGTCGAACGAAGCGATACGCTGGGTTGAATGGGCATTTGAGATCGGAAGCCACCGGGGAGCAAAGGTTGTCGGGCTGGGAGGGTTCACATCGATTGTCACCAATGGTGGGACAGCATTGCCAAAAAGCAGACGTACGATTTGTACTAGCGGGAACGCATTGACTGCTGCAATGGCGGTTGAAGCTGTAATCGATGCTGTAGAACGCAGCGGTCGAAAAATGTCCGATGTGACGATTGCGGTTGTCGGGGCGGCTGGTGTGATCGGGCGGGCCATGTCCCAAAAGCTTGCTCAACTCGTCGGAGCACTCTGTCTTGTTGGACGTGGCGGAGGTTCCGACCTAGCGCAGCATCGCCTTATTGATGTAGCGACAAGTTGTATTCAATCAGTCTGGACCATCGACGCCACAAATCGGACGCAGTCGTTGGGAACACTTGCCAAAGTTATTCAGCAGCAAGCAACGTGCATCGACGCAGTACAACTAGCAACCGCGTGGGCTCAATCGGACGGCCCAATTAGTGTGTCTTGGGATCCCAACGACGCAACACGTATGGCAGATGTAACGATCACCGCAACTAGCAGTCCTGAACCAATTATTGACATAGCAGCCCCGAAGCAGGGGGCGATTCTATGTGACGTGTCCCGGCCATATAACATCGCTGATGAAATAGTTAAAGTTCGTCCAGATATTCAGTTGGTCCGGGGTGGCCAAGTTGCGCTCCCGGGTAATCCGGAACTTGGGCCTCTAACACAGGATGTTCGCGGCGTATTAGTTGCGTGTGCATCAGAGACGATTTTGTTGGCATTGGAGTCTGCTAAAGATGATCTGGGGCATCGAGGCGATTGGTGCGGTCAACTGTCGCCATTTCAGCTTGAGGTTATTGAAAGATCTGCCATCAAGCATGGCTTTCGGCTCCATCATCCGAAAACTTAA